Below is a genomic region from Sutterella megalosphaeroides.
GCGTTCGAATTTCTCTTCGGCCAAGCCGAATGAAGCAAAAAGCCCGAGACGTCGTCTCGGGCTTTTAAAGTTTTCGGGCGTCGGCTCAGCGTACCTTCGAGCTCTCCGACGTTTTTCCGATGAGCGCGAGCGCTTGCGCGCGGGAGAGCGCGTAGTCCTGCGAGCCGCGGTGCGTCACCTTGACGGCGGCCGCGTAAGCGCCCGCACGGGCGGCTTCGACGGGGTCCGCCCCTTCGACGATCCCCCAGAGAAGGCCGCCCCGATAGGCGTCGCCCGCCCCGACCGGATCGACCGCGCTCTTGCCTTCGGGCAGCATCTCGGCGGGGACAAACTCGGGCGCCTCCGCCCCCGGCCGCCACACCGAAGAGCCGCGCGCGCCGTGCGTGTGCCAGACGGTCTTCCCTGATGCGGCAAGCAGCCGCGGCGTAAGCCCCGTGAAGCGCTCGATGAGTTCGGCTTCGTAGTCGGAAAAGGCGACGCCGAAGGCGCCCGCAACGAGCGTTTTGAGGCCCTCGGGGCCGTAAAGGGGCGTGGCCTGTCCGGGGTCGAAGAGGTACGGAATCCCCGCTTCGACGCACCGCTCGGCCTGCCGCAGCGTCGCGCGCCGTTCGCCCGGCGCGAGAATCGCGAGTTTCGCGTCCGCTTCGGGCATCGGTGCTTCGTCCGCACGATCGAGCGCCCCCGCATGAAAGGCGGCGATTTGGTTGCCGTCCGCGTCCGTCGTGATGAAGCACTGCGAGGAGAAGCAGTCCTCCAGCACGATGAGACCCGAAAGGTCCGCGCCCCAACTTTTGAAGCGCTCCAGGTAGGGACCGCCGTCGGCGCCGAGCGCGCCCCAGAGAACGGGGCGGCCGCCCAGAGCGTGCATCGCCCAGGCGATGTTCGCGGCACAGCCCCCGAAGGAGCGACGCATGACGGGGGTCGGGAAGGTGAGGTTGATGTGGTCGAGCCCTTCGGGGGTCAGGGTGTCGGAGAAGCGTCCGGGGGTCGCGAGCACGGTGTCGTAGGCGACGGACCCTGCGACGAGCACGGCAGGCGAAGAAGAGGAGGAAGCGGGAGACATCGAAGCGGTCATGGGGTAAGCGGTAGAAAAGCATTCGCCCCGAAACCGAAGGTCGCGGGGCGAAGCGGGAAGCGCAAAACCGAAAGCGAACGGAGTGAACGGCGAACGGCGCCCGTCAAAGGAGCGGATCCACCGCCTTGACGGCCACGCTCGAAGCGCCGTGCGGCAGCGGCGTCGTCACCGTGACGCGGGTGGCGACGGAGTCGCCCGCCGCGAGCACCGCGGGCGTCTGCGGGTAGCCGTAGTCGGCGGGCTCAAGGAGGCGCTGCGCGATGGTGTCGCCCGCGGGGTCGAGGAGCTTCACTTCCAGAGTCGGCAGGTACTGCGGACGGTCCGTCGTGTTGGCGATCGTGAGCGCAACGACAACGGGGACGGGCGCGTCGGCGCTCATCGCGCCCGTCGGGGCGGCTCCGGCCGTCGCATTCGCCGCATTCGCGTCGGTCGCGGGCGTTTCCGCGGGCACGATCGCGGGCACCGCCTCCAGGCGTCCCGACACGGTGAGGGCCGCCGGCTCGAACCACACGAAGCCCGGGCAGGGGAACGTACGGCAGACGTCCTGGTAGATGACGCGCAGTGCGGGCATCTGCTGCAGAACCGGTCGGTGGAAGTAAAGGAGCGCGGCCGCCGCGAGAACGACGAGGAGAACGAGCGCAACGAGCGCCTTCAGGAGCCCGAAGGCGCCCGATCTTGCGGGCGGCTCGGCTCGGGAATCGAACTCGGCCAGGTCGTTTGCGAGTGCGCTCATGGCGGCTTCGCCCTTCTCCGCGGGATCTTCGGGCGCGATTTTTGCTCGGAGCGCTTCTTCAAGACGCGCGTCGTCGACGGACGCGGTTTCCGCCTTGGAGAGCGAAAACACCGTACCGCATTCGCCGCAGCGCAGCGTCTCGTCCGCTTCAACGTCGTCGAAGCGCCAGAGCGCTCCGCAGGCCGGGCATCGAAGGATTTTCGCCATGGTTGAATTCTCCCTCTCTCAGAATGTTCTCTCTCGTGGATCGTGACGGTTCGTGCGTTCGACGCCGTCAGGCGCGCGTGCCCGCGATGCAGACCCAGTCGCCTTCCTGACGCCAGACGGCGAGCTTCACGGCGGGGTCGACCGCACGGTAGGTCTCGATCACTTCGTCGGCTTGCTTGGCGAGCACGCCCGAGAGGACGAGTCGACCGCCCGGAGCGACGCGCCCGAGAAGCGCGGGGGCGAGGAGCTTCAGCGGGTTGGCGAGAATGTTCGCGACGACGATTTCGAAGGTGCCGTCCTTCATGCCTTCGGGCAGAACGAATTCGGCAACGACTTCGTTCATGCGGGCGTTTTCGATCGCGGCTTCGACGGCCTGCGGGTCGATGTCGGTGCCGACCGCTTCGCGCGCGCCGACAAGCTTCGCAGCGATCGCGAGAATGCCGGTTCCGCACCCGTAGTCGAGCACGCGGTCTTCGGCGCCGACGTTCGCGTCGAGCCACTGCAGGCAAAGGTGCGTCGTCGGGTGCGAGCCCGTACCGAACGCCACCCCCGGGTCGAGACGCAGATTGAGAGCGCCCTCTTTGGGCTCGTGCCAGGTCGGGACGATCCAGAGGCGGTCCGAGACCTGCGTGGGCGGGAACTGCGCCTGCGTCAGACGCACCCAGTCCTGATCCTCGACGGGAGCGCTCGAAAGCACTTCGGGCATGTCGCAGCCGAGTTCCTTGCAAAGACGTTCGAGCTCGGCGACGAGGTCGAAATCCTTTTCGACCAGAAGCGACACGATCGAACGGGGCCAGGCGCAGGCCGCGGGCTCGAGCCCGGGCTCGCCGTAGAGGGGCTGCTCGTCGGGACGGTCGGCGTCCGCGTCCTCAATGGTCGCGGAGAGCGCCCCGGCATCCATCAGTTGGTCGGCGAGTGCTTCCGCACAGCGTTCGTCGGCAAGAAGTTTGATTTCACGCATGTCGAATCGGGCTCCGATGTTCGCGGCGGTCGAGTCGTTGAAACGGGACGCCGGACACGGGAGGGGTGAAGAAAAGATGAAACGAAACGGGGCTCCGTCGGGGAGCCTCGGAAAAAAAGAAGACGGAGGCCGCGGCCTCCGTCTTCGAAGTGTACTTGAGAACTCAGCCCGCGCTTGCGCGGTGGCGAAGCTTTTCTTCCAAATAGTGGATGCTCGTTCCGCCCTGGAAGAAGCGCTCGTCGGCGAGCAGTTCGCGATGGAGCTTCGTATTGGTTTTGATGCCTTCGACGGCCAATTCCGAAAGCGCCACGCGCATGCGCGCAATCGCCTGCTCGCGGGTGTCGCCGTGCGCGATGATCTTGCCGATCATGCTGTCGTAGTAGGGCGGTACGGTGTAGCCCGCAAAGACGTGCGTGTCGATGCGAATGCCGGGGCCGCCCGGCAGATGCCAGGCCGTGACCTTCCCGGGACTCGGGACGAAGGTGAAGGGGTCTTCGGCGTTGATGCGGCACTCGATCGCGTGCCCGCGCATCACGATGTCGCGCTGGCGGTAGCGCAGGCGCTCGCCCGCGGCGATGCGGATCTGTTCGCACACGATGTCGATCCCGGTGACGAGTTCCGTCACGGGGTGTTCGACCTGAACGCGCGTGTTCATTTCAATGAAGTAGAACTCGCCGTTTTCGTAGAGGAATTCGAACGTGCCGGCGCCGCGGTAGCCGATGCGGCGGCAGGCTTCGACGCAGCGGCTGCCGAGCTTGTCGATCGCGCGACGCGGAATGCCGAAAGCGGGCGCCTCTTCGATCACCTTCTGGTTGCGGCGCTGCATGGAGCAGTCGCGCTCGCCGAGGTAGATGGCGTTCTGGAAATTGTCGGAAAGAACCTGGATTTCGATGTGACGCGGATTTTCCAGGAATTTTTCCATGTAGACGGTCGGATTGCCGAAGGCAACGCGCGCTTCTTCGCGGGTCATCGCGACCGAGGTGAGGAGCGCGGCTTCGGTGCGCACGACGCGCATGCCGCGCCCGCCGCCCCCGCCCGCCGCTTTGATGATGACCGGGTAGCCGATCTGGCGGGCGATGCGAAGGACTTCCTGAGGGTCCTCGGGAAGCGCCCCGTCGGAGCCCGGAACGCACGGAACGCCCGCTTCGCGCATCGCTTTCTTCGCGCTCACCTTGTCGCCCATGAGG
It encodes:
- a CDS encoding DUF3426 domain-containing protein — translated: MAKILRCPACGALWRFDDVEADETLRCGECGTVFSLSKAETASVDDARLEEALRAKIAPEDPAEKGEAAMSALANDLAEFDSRAEPPARSGAFGLLKALVALVLLVVLAAAALLYFHRPVLQQMPALRVIYQDVCRTFPCPGFVWFEPAALTVSGRLEAVPAIVPAETPATDANAANATAGAAPTGAMSADAPVPVVVALTIANTTDRPQYLPTLEVKLLDPAGDTIAQRLLEPADYGYPQTPAVLAAGDSVATRVTVTTPLPHGASSVAVKAVDPLL
- the prmA gene encoding 50S ribosomal protein L11 methyltransferase; this encodes MREIKLLADERCAEALADQLMDAGALSATIEDADADRPDEQPLYGEPGLEPAACAWPRSIVSLLVEKDFDLVAELERLCKELGCDMPEVLSSAPVEDQDWVRLTQAQFPPTQVSDRLWIVPTWHEPKEGALNLRLDPGVAFGTGSHPTTHLCLQWLDANVGAEDRVLDYGCGTGILAIAAKLVGAREAVGTDIDPQAVEAAIENARMNEVVAEFVLPEGMKDGTFEIVVANILANPLKLLAPALLGRVAPGGRLVLSGVLAKQADEVIETYRAVDPAVKLAVWRQEGDWVCIAGTRA
- the accC gene encoding acetyl-CoA carboxylase biotin carboxylase subunit; translated protein: MFGKILIANRGEIALRIQRACREMGIKTVAVHSTADADAKYVRLADESVCIGPAQSPLSYLNIPAIISAAEVTDAEAIHPGYGFLSENADFAERVEHSGFAFIGPRAESIRLMGDKVSAKKAMREAGVPCVPGSDGALPEDPQEVLRIARQIGYPVIIKAAGGGGGRGMRVVRTEAALLTSVAMTREEARVAFGNPTVYMEKFLENPRHIEIQVLSDNFQNAIYLGERDCSMQRRNQKVIEEAPAFGIPRRAIDKLGSRCVEACRRIGYRGAGTFEFLYENGEFYFIEMNTRVQVEHPVTELVTGIDIVCEQIRIAAGERLRYRQRDIVMRGHAIECRINAEDPFTFVPSPGKVTAWHLPGGPGIRIDTHVFAGYTVPPYYDSMIGKIIAHGDTREQAIARMRVALSELAVEGIKTNTKLHRELLADERFFQGGTSIHYLEEKLRHRASAG
- a CDS encoding carbohydrate kinase family protein, coding for MTASMSPASSSSSPAVLVAGSVAYDTVLATPGRFSDTLTPEGLDHINLTFPTPVMRRSFGGCAANIAWAMHALGGRPVLWGALGADGGPYLERFKSWGADLSGLIVLEDCFSSQCFITTDADGNQIAAFHAGALDRADEAPMPEADAKLAILAPGERRATLRQAERCVEAGIPYLFDPGQATPLYGPEGLKTLVAGAFGVAFSDYEAELIERFTGLTPRLLAASGKTVWHTHGARGSSVWRPGAEAPEFVPAEMLPEGKSAVDPVGAGDAYRGGLLWGIVEGADPVEAARAGAYAAAVKVTHRGSQDYALSRAQALALIGKTSESSKVR